The following is a genomic window from Geminicoccus roseus DSM 18922.
CGCGGGTGTAGTTTGCGATCATGCCGTTTCGGTCACCGCCGGTTGCTCGGTTGCGGCATCAACTGCTGCCGGAACCACTCAGGCTGGTCCGGCCACCAATCTCGCCGAGATTCTTCAGCGTCACGCGGAAAAGCAGCGTCGTCGCTGGCCCGGCGTCGCGGTCCTCCGTGTAGTCCCGTTCGAGCCCGGCGACCAGTACGAGGCAGGGATGGTTGTAGACCATGCCGAACGCGTACGTCACCGGCTCGTCGGCGACCAGGTCCTGGCGGACACCGGCGGTGATCGACAGGCTGTCGGTGACTCCGGCGCGGACCGTGGCGGTCAGTTCCTTGCGCTCCTGGACGTCGTCCAGGTCCGGGTCGTCGGCGAGGCTCAGATAGCCCAGCCCGAAGCCGAAGCGCTGCCAGCCGAACGAGGCGAGCAGGTCGTTCTTGGTGATCTCCTCCAGCTCATCGTCGATCCGGAAGCGGTAGGACAGGTCCAGCCATTGCGCCGGGTGCATCTCGATCCGGCCGACATAGTCGGAGAAATTGCTGTCCAGGCCGCTGCCCGGCTGGAAGGTGTCGTCGTCCTTCAGCCGCCAGGACTGGCCGACCATGCCGGAGATCCGGAACGTGTCCGGCGAGAACGAGCCGAACCGGACCCCGTAGGCGCCGCGGGGACCGCCCTCGACCCGGTCCAGCCCCGGGAAGCGGTTGGCCTGGAAGATGTTGGTGTCGTCGAAGTCGAGCGACTGGCTGTCCTCGTTGGGGATATCGTCGGGATTGCCGCCATAGGGCGACAGATGCCCCACCAGCACCGGCTCGATCAGGTGCTGCCAGCCGCCCTCGGTCATCTTGACCAGGGGCAGGCTCCACTCGGCCGACGCCAGCGGGTAGAGGCGGCCGGTGGCGTTGCTGCCGCCGTCGGGCCCGAACGTCTCGGGATCGCCGTCGGTCTGGTAGCCGTCGGCCCGCATCGACAGGGAGAAGCGCAGCACGTCGCCGTAGCGGCCGACCATCGGCCGGCTCCAGCCGACCGTGCTGGACAGGCGCCGCGTGTCCAGGCCGTCGCTGCGGGTCAGCGCCAGCATCGAGGCATCGACGTTGTAGAAGCCGCCGAACGAGCTGTTGGTCGGCGTGCGCCAGCGGACCGAGCCGCGCGGCAGGACGAACGGGGTTTCGCCGGGGTCGTCGGATTGCCGCAGGCCCTGGAAGTAGAAGGCGTCGAGGACGCCGTAATTGGTGCCCCAGGCCCGGTCGACCCAGGGGCGGTTCACCAGCAGGTTCTCGTCGTCGATATCGTAGCGGCGCAGATAGGTATCGTCGGAAGAAAGGAAGGCGTCGAAGCCGCCGCCATAGCCCTGGTCGAACACATAGCGGCCAGTTCCCTTGAAATGCCCGCGGAAGTCCTTCTCCGTCTTGGTGCCGTTGCTGCCGGCATAGCGATCCGCGTAGGTGGCGCTGCCCTGGAGCTCGGTCGGGCCGAACCGGTCGGCGCGCCGGTACTCGCCGAACAGGGCCACGCCCTGCTCGGCAGTGAACAGCGGCGCCAGGGTGACGTCCTCGTTGGGCGAGAGCACGTAGTAGTACGGGACCTGGATGAATGCGCCCAGCGCCGTGCGCGAACCGAACTTCGGGCGCAGGAAGCCGGACTTTCGCTTCACCGACGGATCGGGGTGACTGAACTTCGGCATGTACATGACCGGGATGCCGAACAGGTCGAAGGTCGCATCCTCGTAGACCACCTCCTTGGCGGTCTGATCATGGGTCACCTTGCGGCTCTTGATCTGCCAGAGCGGCGAGCTTTCCGGGTCCTCGCACAAGGGGCAGGGGCTGTAGACGGCGCGGTCGAGGACGGTCTGGTTGCCGCTCGAGCGCAGGGCGCGGCGCGCCGCCAGGCGGCTGTCGTCGGCGAGCAGCACGCCGACATCCTCGATGAAACCGGCGCGCAGGCTGTCGGAGAGCTCGACCTTGTCGCCGAACAGGGTCTCGCCGTCCTCGCCGACGATGACGACGTTGCCCTCCGCGATGACGATGTTGGTGTCGCGGTTCCAGGTGATCTTCTGGGCCAGCAGGGTGCGGCCCTCGCGGGTCAGCTCGACGTCCCCCTCGGCGATGATGAGGTTCTCCCGCTGCTGGTAGTCCAGCCGGTCGGCGGTCAGCAGGACCTCGGGCTCCGGCTCCCCTTCCTGGGCCAGGGCGGGCATGGCGAGCGGGCAGAGAATGGTCGCGGCGAGCACCATTCGCCGAAGACAACGGGCAAGACTCATTCGACGCTCAACCGTCCTCGGTGTGGAACAGGAGGGCAAGTCCCAGGAGGATCGCCACGACCGCCGGTGTCCAAGCGGCCAATTCCGCTGGTAGCCGACCGGACAGCCCCACCGCCAGCACGACATTGGCGAACACGAAGAAAACGAAGCCGGACGCGATGCCCATCCCGACGAACACCAGCGTGCCGCCGCGCCGGCCGAAGCGCAGCGAGAACACCGTGCCGATCAGCAGCATCGCCGCGAACATCAGCGGCGTGGCCAGGAGGTTCTGGTAGTGGACGACATGGCCACGGGTCGGCAGGCCGATCGAGCGCAGCGTGGCGATGTAGTCCGGCAGGGCCCAGAACGAGATGGTCTCGGGCAGAGCCAGGCCGCGATGGATTCGCTCAGGTGACAGGTTTGTCGGGATCCGCAGGACCTCATCCCGCCTCATCTGGCCCGACGGCTCGGCGGTGGCGGCATCCCTCAGGAGCCAGTAGCCCTTGGTCAGCTCGGCGCCCGGGGCGTCGATGCGGCCGGCATAGCCCCCGTTGGCGTCCAGCAGAAAGATCGTCACCTCGGAAAGGCCCATGGCCTGCTCGTCGGCGACCCCGCGCGCATGCACCACGATCGGAAGGTCGTTCCAGTTCTGGCGCAGCCACAGGCCGCCGCTGGCGACGTCCATCCGGTCGAGATCCCCGTCCTCCAGCATGTCGACCCGGGCCTCGTAGCGTGCGTACAGCGCGGCATTGACCGGGTTCAGCACGGTGACGGCGACGGTGCCCAGCACCAGGGCGATGCCCCAGACCGGCAGCAGGAGCTGCCAGATCGAGATGCCCGCCGCGCGCGCCGCCACCAGCTCGTTCGAGCGCGACAGCCGCCGGAAGGTCAGCATCGCCGCGAACAGCATGGTGAAGGGCAGAAGCTGCAGGGCCGTGGACGGCGCGTGCAGGAGCGCGAGCTCCACGACATCGCCCAGACCGCCGCTCTCCCGGGTGCCGGAGCGCCGCAGCTGCTCGATCGCATCGAACATCACGACCAGGAGAACCAGGCCGAGCGTGACCGCCAGGACCGACTGGATCAGGGCGCGGGCCTGGTAGCGCGCAAAGGTCCAGGAGAAGCCCCAGCGACGGCGGTCCCGCTGGCCCGCCCTGGGGCTGCCCGCAAACTCAAGCTCCCGCACGTGCCACTCCCTGAGGTCCGCCAGGCAGGCTAGGCCTGCGACTGCGGCGCCGGCCGATCTGGCCGGTCAGCACCAGGATGGCAAGGACGGCGGGCACGATCTGCGCCAGATAGAAGAGCGGCAGAAAGGTGAGCGAGTTGATCGTGAAGCTGGTGGCCGCGAGCTGGACGAGTTGCTGGACGGTGGCGAGGGCGACCGCCAGGGCGATGCGCTTGCCGTGGCCACGCCGGTCCAGGTCCGCCGGCAGAAGGACGGCCAGCGCGATCAGCACGAGGACGATCGGCGCCAGGGGCGTGGTGAGCCGGTCATGGGCCGCCGAGATCAGGCGGGTGCGGTTCTTCTGGTCGTCGACATCATCGGCTGGCCAGAGCAGCTCGCTGAGGTAGCGCTCCTTGGGCTTGCGCCAGCGATAGGAGTCCTCGTCGTCGCTGAGCGTGGTCAGGTCGACGGTGTAGGCGTCGAAATGCAAGGCCGATACCCGCCCGTCCGGCGCGCGCTCCTGGCGGGTGCCCCGCTCCAGCACGAGGCGCGGCTCGTCGCCGACCGTGACCAGCACCCCCCGCTCGGCCGTGATGGTCGAGGCGGCATCCGGGTTGCGCGCGTCATCGACCAGCAGGCCGCTCAGCGATCCGTCGGGCTGGCGCTGCTCCACGTAGACGGTGACCCCTGGGGCCGGTGCATTGAACACGCCTTCCTGGAGCAGCACGAAGGTGTAGCTGTTGCGGATCTCGTGCTCGAGATCCTTGAACGCCCGCGCTCCCGCCGGCATCAGCACCATCGAGATCAGGTAGCAGACCAGGGTCACGATTGCGGCCAGGTAGAGCGCCGGCTTGGCCAGATCCAGATCGGAGCGGCCGGAAGCCTTCAGCGCGATCAGCTCGCTGTCGTTCCACAGCCGGGCATAGGTGAAGATCGTCGCCACCAGCAGGGCCAGCGGCAGGACCACCAGCAGCAGCGACGGGAACAGCAGCGCCGTCAGCCACAGGAAGGTGGTGGCAGGCAGGCCCTTGTTGACGATCAGGTCGAACAGCCGCAACGATTGCGACAGCCATACCGCTCCTGCCACGGCGATGACGGCCACCATGGTTGGCACGGCGAGTTGGGAGAGCAGGTAGCGCACATAGACAGGCATGGCGGCATCTTAGACGCCCACCTCGTCGCCGGTCGATGGTGCTCCCACATGAGCATGGGCTGGTGCTCTCTGTTTGATGCGAGGACTTCGATCGATGGACGTGACCCTGGAGCGATCCGAGCTACCTGCCGCCGGACGGGTGGTGGTGCCGGTGGGCGTGAGCGGCGCGCTCGGGAAAATGGCCCAGGCGCTGGACACCCATTCCGGCGGCCTGATCCGCCGGGTGATCGACGATGCCGGACGGCGCTGGAAGCATGGCGCCATCCTGGAACTGCCTTTTCCGGCGGGCACCGGCCTCGACCGAGTCTGGCTGCTGGGGATGGGCAAGGACGATCTGGACCGGCTGGAGATCGAGCAGCTGGGCGGCAGCCTGTGGGCGGCGCTGGCCCGGCTGGAGGGCGGAAGCGTTACGCTGGCGTCGCCGGAGGGCATCGAGCTGCCGGTGCCGGCCGACCAGGCGCAACTCGCGCTGGTGACCGGGTTGCGGCTGCGGTCCTGGCGCTTCGACAAGTACAAGAAGACCGACGAGGACGACCAGGCGGCTGGACCAAGCCGTCTCGCCGTCGCGGTCCTGGACGAGGTTTCGGCCCGCAAGGACCTGGCCGAGGCCGAGGCCGTGCTTGCCGGGGTGAACCACACGCGGGCGCTGGTCACCGAACCCGCCAATGTCCTTTATCCGGAAAGCTTTGCCGACGAGGCGCTCAAGCTCCGCTCGCTGGGTCTCGAGGTCGAGGTGCTGGACGAGAACGCCATGCGCGAACTCGGCATGGGCGCCATCCTGGGGGTGGCCCAGGGCAGCCGGCGGGCGCCGCGCCTGGTGGTGCTGCGCTGGAACGGCGGTGGCGGAGAGGACAGTCCGATCGCCTTTGTCGGCAAGGGCGTGTGCTTTGATACCGGCGGCATCTCGATCAAGCCGGCCGGCGGCATGGAGGACATGAAGTTCGACATGGGCGGTGCCGGCGCCGTGTTCGGGGCCATGGAGGCGCTGGCCCGGCGCAAGGCAAAGGTCGACGTGGTCGGCGTGCTGGGCCTGGTGGAGAACATGCCGGACGGCAACGCGCAGCGGCCGGGCGACGTGGTGCGGGCAATGTCCGGCACCACGATCGAGGTGATCAACACCGACGCCGAGGGCCGGCTCGTGCTGGCCGACGCGATCTGGTACACGCAGGACCGCTTCAAGCCCAAGCTGATCGTCGACCTCGCGACCCTGACCGGGGCCGTGATCGTGGCGCTCGGCCATGAGCATGCCGGGCTGTTCAGCAACGACGAGGAACTGGCGGCCAGGCTGACCCGGGCTGGCGAGCAGGTGGGCGAGACGCTGTGGCGGCTGCCGCTCGGCAAGGCCTACGCCAAGCACATCAAGTCGGAGATCGCCGACATCAAGAACACCGGCCGGGCCCGGCAGGCGGGCAGCACGGCAGGGGCGGTATTCATCGAGCAGTTCGTGGCCGGGGTGCCGTGGGCGCATCTGGACGTGGCCGGTACGGTCTGGAGCAGCCGCGACCTGCCGCTGTCGGGCAAGGGCGCCACGGGTTTCGGCGTGCGCCTGCTCGACGCGCTGGCCCGCTCCTATGAGGACGAAGCGCACTGAGCGAGATCGGCTTCTACCATCTGACCCGCTCCAGCCTGGAGGACGCGCTGCCGCGTCTCCTGGGCAAGGTGGTCCAGTCCCGGATGCGCGTCGTGCTGCGCGCCGCCTCGCGCGAGCGGGTCGACGCGCTGGACCGGCATCTGTGGGTCTACGAAGCAGATTCCTGGCTGCCGCACGGCACCCGCGCCGACGGCAACCCGGCGATGCAGCCGATCTGGCTGACCGAGCAGGTCGAGAACCCCAACGAGGCGACGCTGCTCGTGTTGGTCGACCGCGCTTGCGACGACGACCTGGCGAGCTTTGCCCGGGTGCTCGACCTGTTCGACGGCGGCGATCCCGAGGCGGTGGAAGCGGCGCGGGAGCGCTGGCGCGCCCGGCGCGCGGCCGGGCACAAGCTGGTCTACTGGCGGCAGGACGAGCGGGGAGGCTGGGAGAAGGCCCGCGAGGAGGGTTGAGCCGGAGTGGCCAGGGAGCGGCCGTGCTGCTAAAGGCGCGGCCCGAACCCATCTCCGTATCGGATGAGATTTCCCATGGCTCTCGAGCGCACCTTCTCCATCATCAAGCCCGACGCCACCCGCCGCAACCTGACCGGCGCCATCAACGCCGTCATCGAGAAGGGCGGCCTGCGCATCGTCGCCCAGAAGCGCATCCAGCTCTCCAAGGCGCAGGCCGAGGCGTTCTATGGCGTCCACAAGGAGCGCCCCTTCTTCAACTCGCTGGTCGAGTTCATGACCAGCGGCCCGGTCGTGGTGCAGGTCCTGGAAGGCGAGAATGCGGTCGCCCGCTACCGCGAGGTGATGGGCGCCACCAACCCGGCCAATGCCGAGGAAGGCACCATCCGCAAGCTGTTCGCCGAATCGATCGAGGCGAATTCGGCCCATGGCTCCGACAGCCAGGAGAATGCCGCGATCGAGATCGCGTTCTTCTTCGCCGGCATTGAGATCGTCGGCTGATTTTCCAGAAGGGCGTCGCCGCTCAGGCGGCGCCCGACCTGCTGGCGGATCCCACCATGCGGGCCGCCCCGATGGACAGGATGGTCGCCAGCGCTGCCACGAGCAGCACCGTCTGGGGCTGGCCGCGATCGAGCAGGAAGCCGACAAAGGTCGGCGCGAAGGTCGCCCCCAGATCCAGGCCAGAATAAGCGAAGCCGAACACCCGGCCGGCCGAGCCCGGCGGGGCCGCGGCCCGCACCATCAGGTCGCGCGACGGCATGGTCGCGCCGGCAAGACCGCCGGCCAGGGCGATCAGCGCCAGCAGGCCGGGCTCGTTCAGCGGCAGGACCGCTACCCCCAGGATGCACAGCGCGCTGGCACCCAGGCCGCCGGCCAGAAGCCAGCCATGCTGCCCGGAGCGGTCGGCCAGCATTCCGCCGACGCCCGTGCCGATGGCGCTGCCGACGATGAAGGCGGTCACCGTGGTGGTGCCCACCAGGAGCGGCGTCCCATGGAGCTGCACCAAGATCGACGGGAGAAAGCTCTGCAGCGTGATCTGCGAGACCGACTGCAGGGCGAAGAACAGGAAGCAGCCGAGGATCGCCACGCCGAACAGGGTGCGCAGCAGGCCGGGCGCGCCGGTCTCCCGCGTCTCGTGCGCCATGTCGCGGGTGGTGGGGATGGTGATGTCGGGACGGGACCACACCAGGGCCACGGTGATGAGCAGACCCGGAAGCGTGGCGGCGATCACCGCGGCCCGCCAGCCGAACGTGGCGGCGATCGCGGTGACGAACACCGGTGCCGCGGCCCAGCCGAGCGCCCCGCCGATCGTGTGAACGGAAAAGGCCCGTCCCATCCGGTGCGGACTGATCCGCCGGCCCAAAATGGCATAGTCGGCGGGATGGAACACGCTGTTGCCGATGCCGGCAAGCGCCGCCAGCGGCAGCATGAGCGCCCAGTCCTGCACGAAGCCGACCAGACCGGTGGCGATGGCCAGCAGCACCAGCCCCGCGATCAGGATCCGGTGCGCGCCGAACCGGTCGACCAGGAAGCCGGCCGGGGCCTGGCTGAGCCCGGAGGCGGCGAAGAACACCGAGCTCAGCAGGCCAAGCTCGGCCCAGGACACGCCGAGGTCGTCCTTGAGGATCGGGAACAGCGGCGGGAGGATCAGGTGGTAGAAGTGCGAACCGAAATGCGCGACGCCGATCAGCCCGATCACTTTCAGATCGGACGGCGTTTTCGCGACCATCGCCGAAGCCATTGCCGTCATCACCGCTGGGACCCGGCTGGACCGCCCGCTTCCGGCCGCTCGGGTTCGTTCGTGTAAAACAGACGCGGACGAGGGGCGGCCCACGCGGCCACCCCTCGCTCGAACGTCTTCCTTTAGATGGTCGGCGACGGTGCCGGAAGTGCGGTCAGACCGCGCCCTCCCGGCGGGTGCGCAGGAACGAGTAGACCACGCCGCTCACCAGGATCGCGAAGGTGATGCCCAGCGAGATCGCCGGATCCATCTTGCCCCAGATCTGGGTATAAAAGATCTTGCCGCCGATGAAGATGAGCACCAGGGCCAGGGCGTACTTGAGATAATGAAAGCGATGGATCATCGCGGCCAAGGCAAAATAAAGAGAGCGAAGGCCCAGAACAGCAAAGATGTTGCTGGTGTAGACGATGAAGGGGTCCTTGGTGATCGCGAAGATGGCTGGCACCGAATCCACCGCGAATACCAGATCGACGAACTCGACCAGCACCAGCGCCATGAACAGCGGCGTGGCGTAGCGGACCATCTTGCCGGTCACCGGGTGGGGAGCGTGGATGAAGAAGTGGTTGCCGTCGACACGGTCGGTGACGCGGAACAGCCGCCGGGTGATCTTCAGCACGGGGTTGCTGGCGATGTCCGGCTCGCTGTCGACGGTCATCAGGAGCTTCACGCCGGTGAACAGCAGGAAAGCGCCGAACAGATACATCACCCAGTCGAACTCGTGGACCAGCGCGGCGCCCAGGAAGATCATCGTGCCGCGCATGACGATCACGCCGATGATGCCCCAGAACAGTACCCGGTGCTGGTAGATCCGCGGGACGTGGAAATAGGTGAAGATCAGGGAGATGACGAAGACGTTGTCGAGGGAGAGGCTCCACTCGATCAGGTAGCCCGTGTAGAACTCCGCCGCAGCATTGCCGCCCATCTGCCAGAGAACATAGAGGCCGAACAGGCCGGCCAGACCCATATAGCCCAGGGAGAGCAGCATCGACTCGCGCACGCCGATCTCGCGCTGCTTGCGGTGCAGAACGCCCAGGTCGAGCACGAGGATGGTGAGGACAATGCCCAGGAAGAGCAGCCACATCCAGGCAGGCTTGCCCATGACCGGAGCGAAAAGAAAAGAGGCGATATCCATGATGGTGTCCGTCTCAAGCGGCAGACTGCATGCCAATCTGCCAACGAGGCAGTCCGACATCGCAGCCGATTGACGGCTACCAGAGGGGCCCGGACCCAATGTCGCGTGACTTGGGGCACAGGTCGGCGATCTTCAAGGCCTGGGCTGCAACGAATGCTGGACGGTGCGGCGGGCTTTGTGCGTGGCTGCGGTCTATCGGGACGGGGAGGCGACGGCTTGGCGTCCAGCCTGCATTTCTGGAACCGGTCGATCCTGCCGCCGGTGATGGACCGGGTGATGGCGCGCGGGATGTTCGCCCGGCTGCGCAGCGAGGCGACCGCTCCCGCCCATGGCAAGGTGCTGGAGGTCGGGATCGGCTCCGGCCTCAACCTGGGCTACTATCCACGGTCGCTGGAGAGCGTGGTGGGGGTCGACCCGTCGATGCCGCTGCTGCAGCGTGCCCATCGTCGGGCGGCCTGGATGGCGTTCCCCGTCCACCTGCGCCAGGGAACCGCCGAGAGGCTGCCCATCACCGACCAGTCGATCGACGTGGCGGTCTCGACCTGGACCTTGTGCTCGGTGGAGGATCCGGCCCAGGCGCTCGCGGAGATTCGCCGGGTCCTGAAGCCCGGCGGGCTGTTCTGCTTTTGCGAGCATGCGCTCTGCCCGGACCACCGGACCGCCGCCTGGCAGCGCAGGCTGACCCCGATCTGGCGGCGGGTAGCCGGCGGCTGCCACCTGGACCGGCCGCATGACCGGCTGATCGAAGGCGCCGGCTTCCGGATCGAGCGGATCCGCCATGGCCGCCTCCTGCCGGGGCCGGCGCTGCTGGGCTGGCACCAGCTGGGGCTGGCGACGGTCAGGTGACCGCGTCGATCTCCTCGGGCGTGAGCTCGCCCGGCACCAGGGTCAGCGGAATCCGGACGTTCTTGCCCAGGTTCGACATCAGGTGGGTGACGAGCGGGCCGGGTGAGCTGCCCCTGGCGGTGCCCAATACCAGCAGCGAGATGCCGCTCTCCTCCTGCAGGAGCTGGACCAGCTCCTCGCGGCGGTCGCCCTCGCGCAGGTGCAGCGTCGGCATCTTCCCCGTCATGCGATAGGCCTCGTCGGCCAGGCGGTGCAGGAGCGCCTCGGCATCGCGGCGCTCGTTGTCCTCGATCACCTGGCCCACCCCCAGCCAGTTGCCGAGGTCGGCAGGCTCGATGACCGCGAGCAGGGCGACACGGCCGCCGGAATGCTGGGCACGCCGGCAGGCGAAGCGCAGCGCGTTCTTCATCTCCTCGCTCTCGTCGGCGACCACGAGGAAGACACGCTCCTGGATGGGCGCCGGAGCGGGTGCGGGAGCTTCTTCGGCCATCTCGGTCAACTCCTTCGGAACGCGATGTTGGCCAGCCATCCGGCAGTGATGGCCAGCAGGAGGGCGCCAAGGCCGTACAGGGCGCCCTGCCGCAGCGCGAAGTCGGTCAGGTCGGCCTCCAGGCCGACCTTGGAAACGGTCAGGATGCTGGCCTGGGCTTCCACCACCTGATTGGCGACCACCCGCAGGACCTGGACCTGGTAGGGTCCGGACGGGACGTTGGCGGGAAAGGAGACGGTGGTGCGGAACAGCCGGTCGCCCAGCATCGAGATCTGCCCGACGGCGCGGGGGTAGAGGCCCAGGCGCTGCTGCAGCCCGATCAGCGCCTCGCGGAATTTTGCGATCTGCTTCTGGTCGAACTTGGCGACCGGCTGCAGGCGCAAGGCCTCCACGCCCAGCTCATGCCGCGAGCGCAATGCCGGAGTGGTGATCGGCCCGAGCGGCCGGGTGGAGGCCACGGCATAGAAGCTCGGCACGCCGGTGAAGGTCATCTCGTCGCCGGGCAGCCAGACGCCCGTGGTGCGCTCGCGGGCCCGCACGGTGCGGAGGGTGCGGGGCCCGGTCACCACCACCACCACGTCGCCGCCAGTCTCCTCCAGCGCGCCGAACAGGAGCACGTCGCTGCCGGTGAAGGCGGTGGTGATCGCGATCAGGTGATGAGACAGGTCGGCCACAAGGCCGGCCGCGCGGCTGGCGAAGGCGCCGCCGGCCAGCAGCCCGAGCGCCAGGACCAGAGCCCACCACCGTTTCCTCACGTGACCACTCCATCCTCGCCGGCCAGATGCGCAGCGGCCTGCGGCCTGCCGCCGAACAGCCGGTCCAGGGTGGCGATCATCTCCCGGGCTTCGCCGGAGGCCAGGGAGTACCAGACGGTCTGGGCATCCCGGCGCGTCCGGACCAGGTCCTCGCGGCGCAGCCTAGCCAGATGCTGCGAGATCGCCGACTGGCTGAGGCCGGTCTGCCTGGCCAGTTCGCCCACCGACTGCTCGGCGCCGGCGATCCGGCAAAGGATGGCGAGCCGGTGCTCGTTGGCCATCACCCTGAGCAGCCGCGTCGCGCGCTCCGCCCGCTCGGCCACCAGCACCGTCTGCATCGCCTGCCCCTCACGTCGTCCAGCTTGGTCGGGACCTGTTGTGTTTTCCGGCTGGAGCGGGTCCCGTCTGGAAATACTGCGCCGCCGGTGGGGTATCGGTCTATCGGCTGAACAAGCCGCGTCCCTCCAGGACGCGCAGTGTCTGCCGACAGCCGGCCGCCATGGCGAGAGTGCCGACAATCGCGACCGGTAGCAACGCAGCGAATCCGCTCACCGCCATTCCGAAGCTGCAGATGCCGATGAGGCCACCGCCTGCGCCCATCAGGAGGGCGCCCAGGACATGCCGCTTCAGGTCGGCGCCGTCGACGAAGCCCTCGAAGCGGTGGCTGCGTCGGACCAGGCCCATCAGGGCGGCGCCGCCGATCGTGCCGGCGGCAAACAGCGCGCCGGCCCAGCCGCTTTCGCCTGCGGCCAAGGCGGCCAGCAGGTCGGCGTTCGGCAGCACGAAGGAGGGCATGACCGGCCAGGGCCGGGTCTGGACCAGGACGTGCCAGAGCGGCACCAGCGCACCCAGGGCAGCACCGGTCACGATGTCGGTCCTGGCCCGGATGCGCTGCTTGGCTGGGACCAGGATCCAGGCAGCGGCAGCGGCGGCGATCAGCAGGCCGGCCGGCGCCAGCAGGTCCGGCGGCAGCGCCACCGTGCTCGACCAGCTCCGCAGCCAGGCCGCTGGCCCGGCCAGGATACCGGCGGTGGTGACGAGGGTGGCCAGGCTGGTCACCACCAGGGTCAGGCCGGCCTTCAGGCTGCCCTGGCCGGCGCGGACCAGGTTGCGGGTGATGCAGCCGCCGGAAAGGGTCATGCCGGCGCCGAAGGCGAGCGGCCCCAGGACCGCTGCCAGCCAGGGCAGGGTCACCGTTCCGTCGCCGAACACCGGCAGGCCCGCCAGCGCCAGGAACGAGGTGCCGGCCATCGCCGTGGCCGTGGCCGCCACCAGGCCGCGCAGGCGGCGGGTGCTCTGGAACAGGAAATAGTCCGAGAGCGCCCCCATCGTGCAGAAATGGCGGTGGGCAGCGATGGCCCCGAACGCCAGGCCTAGGGCCAGGACGGCCAGCATCACAGGAAGGTCGTTGCTCAGTTCTGGTGCTCGTGGGATGCGAACGGGTCGGTCACCGCCTCGGATCCGGCCAGCCGGCGGATGGCGCCTTCCAGATAGGCGCCCTCGTCGATCTGCAGGACATCGTGGTGGATGTCGGCGAACACCCGGCAGCCGCGGATCAGGTGGACGCGTCGCGCATGCACCGAGCCGCGCACCAGCCCGTGCAGGATGACCTCGTCGGCCTCGATCCGGCCGTTGATCTCGCCGTCCCGGCCGAGCGTCACCATGCGTGCCTCGACGCCGCCCTGGATCCGCCCGTCGATAAGCAGGTGGCCGTCGGCGGTGACGTCGCCGGTGATCATCAGGTCCGGGCCGAGAATGGTCGGCGCGCCCCGGCGGTCGCCGGTCAGGGCGGGCAGGCCGGAACGCGAGGCGGTCGGGACCAGGGCAGTGCCGGTTGCCGCGGCCTCCCGGGCCTGAGCCTCCTTTGCCTTCTTATTCCTGCGAAAGAACATGGGCCAAGCGCACGCGCGCCTCCAGAAAGTCGGCTGGATCGACGGCCTTTCCGTCGACCCGGATCTCGTAATG
Proteins encoded in this region:
- the ndk gene encoding nucleoside-diphosphate kinase — its product is MALERTFSIIKPDATRRNLTGAINAVIEKGGLRIVAQKRIQLSKAQAEAFYGVHKERPFFNSLVEFMTSGPVVVQVLEGENAVARYREVMGATNPANAEEGTIRKLFAESIEANSAHGSDSQENAAIEIAFFFAGIEIVG
- a CDS encoding ArsR/SmtB family transcription factor; this encodes MQTVLVAERAERATRLLRVMANEHRLAILCRIAGAEQSVGELARQTGLSQSAISQHLARLRREDLVRTRRDAQTVWYSLASGEAREMIATLDRLFGGRPQAAAHLAGEDGVVT
- a CDS encoding YeeE/YedE thiosulfate transporter family protein; its protein translation is MLAVLALGLAFGAIAAHRHFCTMGALSDYFLFQSTRRLRGLVAATATAMAGTSFLALAGLPVFGDGTVTLPWLAAVLGPLAFGAGMTLSGGCITRNLVRAGQGSLKAGLTLVVTSLATLVTTAGILAGPAAWLRSWSSTVALPPDLLAPAGLLIAAAAAAWILVPAKQRIRARTDIVTGAALGALVPLWHVLVQTRPWPVMPSFVLPNADLLAALAAGESGWAGALFAAGTIGGAALMGLVRRSHRFEGFVDGADLKRHVLGALLMGAGGGLIGICSFGMAVSGFAALLPVAIVGTLAMAAGCRQTLRVLEGRGLFSR
- a CDS encoding class I SAM-dependent methyltransferase → MASSLHFWNRSILPPVMDRVMARGMFARLRSEATAPAHGKVLEVGIGSGLNLGYYPRSLESVVGVDPSMPLLQRAHRRAAWMAFPVHLRQGTAERLPITDQSIDVAVSTWTLCSVEDPAQALAEIRRVLKPGGLFCFCEHALCPDHRTAAWQRRLTPIWRRVAGGCHLDRPHDRLIEGAGFRIERIRHGRLLPGPALLGWHQLGLATVR
- a CDS encoding universal stress protein, with translation MAEEAPAPAPAPIQERVFLVVADESEEMKNALRFACRRAQHSGGRVALLAVIEPADLGNWLGVGQVIEDNERRDAEALLHRLADEAYRMTGKMPTLHLREGDRREELVQLLQEESGISLLVLGTARGSSPGPLVTHLMSNLGKNVRIPLTLVPGELTPEEIDAVT
- a CDS encoding TIGR02186 family protein, whose translation is MRKRWWALVLALGLLAGGAFASRAAGLVADLSHHLIAITTAFTGSDVLLFGALEETGGDVVVVVTGPRTLRTVRARERTTGVWLPGDEMTFTGVPSFYAVASTRPLGPITTPALRSRHELGVEALRLQPVAKFDQKQIAKFREALIGLQQRLGLYPRAVGQISMLGDRLFRTTVSFPANVPSGPYQVQVLRVVANQVVEAQASILTVSKVGLEADLTDFALRQGALYGLGALLLAITAGWLANIAFRRS
- a CDS encoding bactofilin family protein → MFFRRNKKAKEAQAREAAATGTALVPTASRSGLPALTGDRRGAPTILGPDLMITGDVTADGHLLIDGRIQGGVEARMVTLGRDGEINGRIEADEVILHGLVRGSVHARRVHLIRGCRVFADIHHDVLQIDEGAYLEGAIRRLAGSEAVTDPFASHEHQN
- a CDS encoding TerC family protein; the protein is MDIASFLFAPVMGKPAWMWLLFLGIVLTILVLDLGVLHRKQREIGVRESMLLSLGYMGLAGLFGLYVLWQMGGNAAAEFYTGYLIEWSLSLDNVFVISLIFTYFHVPRIYQHRVLFWGIIGVIVMRGTMIFLGAALVHEFDWVMYLFGAFLLFTGVKLLMTVDSEPDIASNPVLKITRRLFRVTDRVDGNHFFIHAPHPVTGKMVRYATPLFMALVLVEFVDLVFAVDSVPAIFAITKDPFIVYTSNIFAVLGLRSLYFALAAMIHRFHYLKYALALVLIFIGGKIFYTQIWGKMDPAISLGITFAILVSGVVYSFLRTRREGAV
- a CDS encoding MFS transporter; its protein translation is MASAMVAKTPSDLKVIGLIGVAHFGSHFYHLILPPLFPILKDDLGVSWAELGLLSSVFFAASGLSQAPAGFLVDRFGAHRILIAGLVLLAIATGLVGFVQDWALMLPLAALAGIGNSVFHPADYAILGRRISPHRMGRAFSVHTIGGALGWAAAPVFVTAIAATFGWRAAVIAATLPGLLITVALVWSRPDITIPTTRDMAHETRETGAPGLLRTLFGVAILGCFLFFALQSVSQITLQSFLPSILVQLHGTPLLVGTTTVTAFIVGSAIGTGVGGMLADRSGQHGWLLAGGLGASALCILGVAVLPLNEPGLLALIALAGGLAGATMPSRDLMVRAAAPPGSAGRVFGFAYSGLDLGATFAPTFVGFLLDRGQPQTVLLVAALATILSIGAARMVGSASRSGAA